CACTCGACGGCCTGCGCCGCCTTGCACGCGTTGGGATGGATCGACGCGGGCACCGCCTCGTTGCACGAGGCGTCCAGCGGAAAGTGCCTGTGGACCAGCTCAACCACATCGGGCTGCCGCTCGCGAAGCTTGACCAGCGTCTGAAAGTTCTTGCGGCAGTGGCCGCACTCCATGTCCGAGAAGTCGACGATGGTGACCTTGCCGGCCTTCGGCGCCTCGTGCCCTTCGCGAAGCAGGCTGGCGACGTCAACGACGGGCAGCGCCGTGTACCAGGCATAGAAGTCAGGGTCGGCTGCTCGCGCCTCTTCCAGAGAGCCGATGCCGGCCGTGGCCGTGGCACGCGGCCATGTCACCAGGGCAAGAAAAGCGACGGCGACCACTGCACCGGCCAGCGTCATGCCGGCGGCGCCTGCCGTAAGGCCCTGCGAGCCCAGACGCCGCGCCTGTCGCGAAGCGGCGAGGACCAGCGCCGTCAGCGCCAGCGCCACCACGTACAGGCCCATGCACAGCAGGCACACGGTCTGCAGGACCGCTGCCGAAATGACCGCCATGTATGCGGAAAACACCACGGCGCCGATGACCAGGATGGTTGCCAGCCGTAGATGTGTCTGCTGGCGGGCACCGCTGGATCTGGCGGCCATGAAGAAGAGGACGGCCATCGTCACGTAGGCGGCCAGCGCCAGCCACGCCACGGGAATCCCTGCCAGCCTGGCGTAGGAGCTCGACAGCACGGCGTCGCAGTTGATGGAGCTGTTGACGCTGCAGAAGCTCTCGTAGGTCGCGCCCATCGAGGCAATCTGCGCGTGAACGTACGAGATGGTCGCGGCGATGCCCACGCCCACCAGCGAGGCAGCAGCGGCCATGAACAGAGTGCGGGCCAGCGCGCGCCGCTGCTGTGGAAACGAGGCGTCCAGAGAAGACTCCGAGGCGAGCGGGAACCCTAACGACGCGTACCCAGGTTTGCAACTTTGCCGGCTCGCGCCAGTGCTTCCGCTTCCGCGTCCCTCCCGAGCTGCCGCAGGCACGCAATGGCTGCGTGCAGCGCCTGCACCGGTGCGCCGGGCATGGAGGCCGACGCCTTGTAGTCCTCGACGGCAGTCTGACAGCCTTGCACGCGCTGGCGCGCCACTCCGCGATTGAAGCGCACCAGGGCGGTGTCGCCGCCGAGCGAGATGGCCGCGTCATAGGCGGCGATGGCCTCGTCGTTGCGGCCGGCTGCCAGCAGCGCCTCGCCATGCTCGACGCGCAGCGCGGGATGCTTCGGAGACAGCTCAACGGCGCGGCCGAAGGCGTCGGCGGAATCGCCATGCCGCTGCAGGACGCGATAGACGAGCGCGATGTTGTGCCAGGCGCGGCCCAGACGCGGGTCCTGCTCGAGCGCCCGGCGATAGGCTGCTTCGGCTTCCGTGAAGCGGCCGGAGCGTACCAGCGCATTGCCGAAATTGTAGGCGGCGACGGTATAGCCGGGGTGGATGGCCAGCGCCTCGCCGAAGTGGCGGCGCGACTCCTCCAGTCGCCCGAGGTGTCCGAGCGCCGAGCCGAGCTCCATGTGTGCGCGTGCGCTGCGAGGCACCGCCGCCACCGCCGATTGGAACAACGAAACGGGCGTGCGCCATTGCGCGGCTCGCCGCATGTCGACGGCCATCCAAGTCGCGGCAACCAGCGCGAAGCCGGCCAGGGAGGCGGCGGCGCTCCGGGAGCGAGGCAGCCAGGCGAAGCCGGCACGTCGCGGCGTGGCCGCAGCCGTTCCAACCGCGGCCTGCAAGACCGCCGCCGCGCCGATGCACAGCAGAGCGGAGGGCAGATAGAAGAGGCGCTCGCCCATCACCGTGCCAATCGGGTAGACGACATTGGACACGATCGAATACGACGCGGCCGCCAGCAGCACGGAGGCCGCCACGGCCGGCATGGTGCGTCGCCACCGCCACGCCGCCCATGCGCATAGCGTGACCACGGCCAGCGCCAGCAGGGAATACCGATCGGCGAGGAAGCCTTCTCCGATGCCGAGAGCGTCGTAAGAGTAGTCGATGCTCAGGCGCTGCGGCCACATCGTCAGCCACAGGTACCGGCCAAGCACCGAGATGGCGCCGAGCAGGCGCGTCGGCAGCGGCAACACGCTGAGCTGGTTGTCGAGGATGTCGTCCTCGGCATCGGGCAGGGCAGGGCCCTCGGCCGCAACGCGCATCAGCGCGTACACGGAGAATGCGAACGTCAGGACGACAGTGGCCAGGACGTCGCGCGTGGCGAGCGTGCGCCGCGCGGGCAGCGCATCGCCGGCGCGCGCCGCATCGCTGGCTTGGATGCGTGTGGCGCCGCTGCCGCGCGCCGCATCGCTGGCTTGGATGCGTTTGGCGCCGCTGCCGCGCGACGCGTCGCCGGCGCGTACGCGTGTCGGGCCGCCGCCGCGCGCCTCTGCTCCGAACACGAGCGCGAACACGAGCGGCGCCGCAAGCACCGTCACCGTGTTCTCCTTGCACATCATTCCGGCAACGACCGCTGCCGCAGCCGCCGCCAGATAACCGGGCCTGCCGCTGCGACGATAGCGCAGCGACCAGGCGGCCGCCGCCAGGAACGCGGCGGCCGCGCCGAGCTCGGCGCGGCCCACGGCCCAGATGACGGCCTCGCTGTGAATGGGCAGCAGGCAGGAGGCCAGCGCCGCCACGGCAGCGCTCCACGGAGCAAGGCCGAGCGCGCGGCCGAGCACGAACACGAGCCAGCTCACCAGCGCATGCATCAGGTAGTTGGTGACGTGAAAGGCGAACGGCGACAGGCCGGCGGCCGCGCGGTTGAGCGCGAACGAAAGCGTGGCCAGCGGCCGGTAGCCGGGCGCATCGGCGCGGCCGCCGCCCCACCACGAGAAGCTCGAGAAGATGCCCGAGATATCGAGAGGTCCGACGACCCATTCGTTTTCGACGATGGCGTTGATGTCGTCGGAGACGAACTCGGCCCGCACGCCGGGCCAGTAGGCCGCGGCCGTCAGCGCCAGGGCCGCAGCGAAAACGGCGACGGGAAAAGCGGCGTTCTGCGGCCGCACGCCGTGCCTCAGGCCGCCATCGATGGAAGGCAAGAGCGTGGCACGCGCACGCGGCCGGTCATCATCCGCGGACGGCGACGGCGTTGCTTACCCACATCCTCGGCATGTTGGCCAGCGGAGCGGTTTCGAGGTTGCTCGCATCGGCGACGTTGACGGTGAAGCTGTTGGCAGTCACGCGCTCGTGGCTTCGGAAGATGCACTTGACCACGGGCCCGGACTTGATGCCCTGCAGGCTGACCAGGCCGACCTTGACCTCGCGCTTGCCCGGATAGTTCGTCGCCGCCAGGCCGTCGGTGAGGGCTTCGCAGATCACGTTGGCACCGCGGCCGGCCCACCCGCCCGAATCGCCCTGGTAGATGATCTCGAACTGCAATGCGCCGAGTGTTTCGCCGGCGCTGACGTTGGCCGTGACCTCGTAGGCAGGCGCCGCCTCATCGTCGCTGGGAGAATCGTCGAACGGATCGTCGTTGTCGTTGCCGCCGCCGACGCCGCTGGGCCCGTCGTTGTCGGCATCGTTGCCGCCGTTGCTGTAGTCGGGGAAGGCGCGGTCTCGCTGGGCCGCTGACAATGCAGGATTGTTGATGACCGAGCGGCCAGGGGCTCCCGGCGCATTGGCCGGACCCGACATCGGAGGTGCAGGCGGACGCACGGCCGGAGCGACCGGCGGTGGCGCGGCGGGCTTGGGCGGAGAAGGCGCCGGCGGGGCCGCAGGTTTGGGTGCCGGCTTGGGCGCGGGCTCGGCCTTCACTTTCTTGGTATCGGCCTCCGCCAGCATCTCGCCGGCAGCAGCCGCTTCGGTCGCAGCGGCATCGGCCGAGGCTGCATCGGGCACGGCAGGAGCGGCGCGACGTGCCTTGGCCACCGGGACCGTCAGGTCCAGCACCTTGCCCGCGTTGTCCTCGGCTTCCGTGAGCTTGACGTCGAGGCGCTGGCGGATGTCGGAAACGGTCGCATCGTCCTTGGCCGCAAGCATGCGGCAGGCGATCACATCGGCCGGGCCTCGCAGTCCGCGCTTGCTCTGGATGCGGGCCGTCAATGTGCCCCGGCCGTCGTCGGTGAAGGTGCCGTCGACGCCGGGCAGGATGACGGCGCACGCCGGGCCGCCCTCCGCGGACACGATCTTCGCGCCGGCGCGCGAGTAGTCGACGACGATGGTGCCCTTGGCCACGCTCGGCGTCTCGTTCTGCAGCGAGACCTGCACCGTCAGCGCGTCCCGATCGGGTGGCTGGCAGCCGGCCACGGCGATGGCTGCCGTTGCTGCCAGCGCAACTCGCGAAGAGATCGAGGCTGTCTTCATCATCGATTCACCTTGGTCAAGCGGCACCGAAGTCGGCGCTCGCCGTAGGATCGTCCAGCTCTTGGACGTGCGGGAGTGCCAGGACGTTCGAAGGGTGGAGGCCTCCGGCGGGCGTTTTTTTTGCGCGGCGTGGGCTGCGACTGTTCACTCGGCGGACTCGACGACGGAGTCGACGATGACGGTGACATCGTCGTTGTCCACGTCGCCTCCATCTTCGGCAACGGCGTCGTTGATGGTGATCGGGAAGTTGCCGCTGGTCGGTTTCTGCTCCGCCACGAACGTGCACCGGACCAGCGTCGCGTCCTCTTCCA
This is a stretch of genomic DNA from Candidatus Limnocylindrales bacterium. It encodes these proteins:
- a CDS encoding tetratricopeptide repeat protein, with amino-acid sequence MPSIDGGLRHGVRPQNAAFPVAVFAAALALTAAAYWPGVRAEFVSDDINAIVENEWVVGPLDISGIFSSFSWWGGGRADAPGYRPLATLSFALNRAAAGLSPFAFHVTNYLMHALVSWLVFVLGRALGLAPWSAAVAALASCLLPIHSEAVIWAVGRAELGAAAAFLAAAAWSLRYRRSGRPGYLAAAAAAVVAGMMCKENTVTVLAAPLVFALVFGAEARGGGPTRVRAGDASRGSGAKRIQASDAARGSGATRIQASDAARAGDALPARRTLATRDVLATVVLTFAFSVYALMRVAAEGPALPDAEDDILDNQLSVLPLPTRLLGAISVLGRYLWLTMWPQRLSIDYSYDALGIGEGFLADRYSLLALAVVTLCAWAAWRWRRTMPAVAASVLLAAASYSIVSNVVYPIGTVMGERLFYLPSALLCIGAAAVLQAAVGTAAATPRRAGFAWLPRSRSAAASLAGFALVAATWMAVDMRRAAQWRTPVSLFQSAVAAVPRSARAHMELGSALGHLGRLEESRRHFGEALAIHPGYTVAAYNFGNALVRSGRFTEAEAAYRRALEQDPRLGRAWHNIALVYRVLQRHGDSADAFGRAVELSPKHPALRVEHGEALLAAGRNDEAIAAYDAAISLGGDTALVRFNRGVARQRVQGCQTAVEDYKASASMPGAPVQALHAAIACLRQLGRDAEAEALARAGKVANLGTRR
- a CDS encoding vitamin K epoxide reductase family protein; amino-acid sequence: MAAAASLVGVGIAATISYVHAQIASMGATYESFCSVNSSINCDAVLSSSYARLAGIPVAWLALAAYVTMAVLFFMAARSSGARQQTHLRLATILVIGAVVFSAYMAVISAAVLQTVCLLCMGLYVVALALTALVLAASRQARRLGSQGLTAGAAGMTLAGAVVAVAFLALVTWPRATATAGIGSLEEARAADPDFYAWYTALPVVDVASLLREGHEAPKAGKVTIVDFSDMECGHCRKNFQTLVKLRERQPDVVELVHRHFPLDASCNEAVPASIHPNACKAAQAVECAGQQGKLEPMTQILFENQGQLFAENLVRLAGKIGLDLDKFRACLDSKQTLPAVIEDCRAGARLAITSTPTIFIQGRRVRGTLDDPKYDLAVAIEQHRDDTTASVQ